From uncultured Roseateles sp., the proteins below share one genomic window:
- a CDS encoding chromate transporter, whose translation MTEVASPAPASVWALFWAFNRLALQGFGGVLPVAQRELVERLGWLSQAEFVELLAVGQVLPGPNIVNMSLMVGDRFFGWRGAFAACAGMLLFPSFIVLGLAALYGELSSRPVVAGALRGMGVVAAGLVLATGLKLLPSLKVNVLGLTLCLGLAVLTFAAIALLRWPLIWVILGLGSGAMFAAWTRLKP comes from the coding sequence TTGACAGAAGTCGCAAGCCCCGCCCCAGCCTCCGTCTGGGCCCTGTTCTGGGCCTTCAACCGCCTTGCGCTGCAAGGCTTCGGCGGTGTGTTGCCGGTGGCCCAGCGGGAGCTGGTCGAGCGCCTGGGCTGGTTGAGCCAGGCCGAATTCGTCGAGCTGCTGGCCGTGGGCCAGGTCTTGCCGGGGCCCAACATCGTCAATATGTCGCTGATGGTCGGCGACCGTTTCTTCGGCTGGCGCGGCGCCTTTGCCGCCTGCGCCGGCATGCTGCTGTTCCCCTCCTTCATCGTGCTGGGCCTGGCCGCGCTGTACGGCGAGCTGTCCAGCCGGCCGGTGGTGGCTGGCGCGCTGCGCGGCATGGGCGTGGTCGCCGCCGGCCTGGTGCTGGCCACCGGGTTGAAGCTGCTGCCCTCGCTGAAGGTCAATGTGCTGGGCCTGACCCTGTGCCTGGGCCTGGCGGTGCTGACCTTTGCCGCCATCGCCCTGCTGCGCTGGCCGCTGATCTGGGTCATCCTGGGCCTGGGCAGCGGGGCCATGTTCGCTGCCTGGACGCGGCTCAAGCCATGA
- a CDS encoding chromate transporter: MTPIAVLSPADLVQLFAHFLLLSMLAVGGAITTTAEMHRYLVVEHPWIGDTQFSSSIALAQAAPGPNILFVAVLGWNVAGPLGALATMAGILLPSTTLALFATRWGRARRETRGVRAFTQGLAPLILGLLIATGWVLAAPYLRDTSRPAGVLVLLAVTVGVMLKTRISPVWLVLLGGVVGALGWV; the protein is encoded by the coding sequence ATGACGCCCATCGCCGTCCTGAGCCCGGCCGATCTGGTGCAGCTGTTTGCGCACTTTCTGCTGCTGTCCATGCTGGCCGTGGGCGGCGCCATCACCACCACGGCCGAGATGCACCGCTACCTGGTCGTCGAGCATCCGTGGATTGGCGACACCCAGTTCAGCAGCTCGATTGCGCTGGCCCAGGCCGCGCCCGGCCCCAACATCCTGTTCGTGGCGGTGCTGGGATGGAATGTGGCCGGCCCGCTGGGCGCACTGGCCACGATGGCCGGCATCCTGCTGCCCTCCACCACACTGGCCCTGTTCGCCACCCGCTGGGGCCGGGCGCGACGCGAGACCCGCGGCGTGCGTGCCTTCACCCAGGGCCTGGCGCCGTTGATACTGGGCCTGCTGATCGCCACCGGCTGGGTGCTGGCCGCGCCCTATCTGCGCGACACCTCAAGGCCGGCGGGGGTGCTGGTGCTGCTGGCGGTCACCGTCGGCGTGATGCTGAAGACGCGGATCAGCCCGGTCTGGCTGGTCTTGCTGGGCGGCGTGGTCGGGGCCCTGGGCTGGGTCTGA
- the upp gene encoding uracil phosphoribosyltransferase codes for MSVIEVHHPLVKHKIGLLREDNISTKKFRELTGEIARLLAYEATADFPLEKTTLQCWSGPTEVDQISGRKVTVVPILRAGLGMLDGVLDMIPNAKVSVVGLSRNHETLQPEHYFEKFVGHLDERTALIVDPMLATAGSMIVTIDLLKSRGCKDIRALVLVAAPEGVKALQAAHPDVRCWTAAIDSHLNEIGYIIPGLGDAGDKIFGTKEG; via the coding sequence ATGTCCGTCATCGAAGTTCACCATCCGCTCGTCAAACACAAGATAGGCCTGCTGCGCGAGGACAATATCTCGACCAAGAAGTTTCGCGAGCTGACCGGTGAGATCGCCCGCCTGCTGGCTTACGAGGCCACCGCCGACTTCCCGCTCGAGAAAACCACGCTGCAGTGCTGGAGCGGCCCCACCGAGGTGGACCAGATCTCGGGCCGCAAGGTCACCGTCGTGCCCATCCTGCGCGCGGGCCTGGGCATGCTGGACGGCGTGCTGGACATGATCCCCAACGCCAAGGTCAGCGTGGTCGGCCTGTCGCGCAACCACGAGACCCTGCAGCCCGAGCACTATTTCGAGAAGTTCGTCGGCCATCTGGACGAGCGCACCGCGCTGATCGTCGATCCGATGCTGGCCACCGCCGGCTCGATGATTGTCACCATAGACCTGCTGAAAAGCCGCGGCTGCAAGGACATCCGCGCGCTGGTGCTGGTGGCCGCACCCGAGGGCGTGAAGGCCCTGCAAGCCGCCCACCCCGATGTACGCTGCTGGACGGCGGCCATCGACAGCCATCTGAACGAGATCGGCTACATCATCCCGGGCCTGGGCGATGCCGGGGACAAGATATTTGGTACGAAAGAGGGCTGA
- a CDS encoding NAD-dependent deacylase, which yields MREEARLAMQTVREAIAAAGRIVVLSGAGMSSESGIPTFRDAQTGLWARFDPMQLASAEGFRSDPRLVWDWYAERRAGVRAAAPNAGHLALARFAAAHPGRLNIITQNVDDLHQRAGNADVIRLHGDILQSRWLDPCRELEPCDPATAEPERPPHCSRCGNLVRPAVVWFGERLPPDALTRAEGLARQCELMLVVGTSGTVYPAAGLASLARDAGAKVVIVNPHASDLDDVAHQCLRGTAAAVLPLLFGD from the coding sequence ATGCGCGAAGAAGCCCGTCTGGCGATGCAAACGGTGCGCGAGGCGATTGCCGCGGCCGGCCGCATCGTTGTGCTCAGCGGTGCCGGCATGTCCAGCGAGAGTGGCATACCGACCTTTCGCGATGCCCAGACCGGCCTGTGGGCCCGCTTCGACCCGATGCAGCTGGCCAGCGCCGAAGGCTTTCGCTCCGATCCGCGCCTGGTGTGGGACTGGTATGCCGAGCGCCGCGCCGGCGTGCGCGCGGCTGCGCCGAATGCCGGCCATCTGGCGCTGGCCCGTTTTGCTGCTGCCCACCCGGGCCGGCTGAACATCATCACCCAGAACGTCGACGACTTGCACCAGCGCGCTGGCAATGCCGACGTCATACGCCTGCACGGCGACATCCTGCAAAGCCGCTGGCTGGATCCCTGCCGCGAGCTGGAGCCCTGCGATCCGGCCACGGCCGAGCCCGAGCGCCCGCCGCATTGCAGCCGATGCGGCAATCTGGTGCGGCCGGCCGTGGTCTGGTTCGGCGAACGGTTGCCACCCGATGCGCTGACCCGGGCCGAAGGCCTGGCCCGGCAGTGCGAGCTGATGCTGGTGGTCGGCACTTCGGGCACCGTCTATCCGGCCGCCGGCCTGGCCAGCCTTGCGCGCGACGCCGGGGCCAAGGTCGTCATCGTCAATCCCCATGCCAGCGATCTGGACGATGTGGCCCACCAGTGCCTGCGTGGCACGGCCGCGGCGGTGCTGCCGCTGTTGTTCGGGGACTAA